In Rhinatrema bivittatum chromosome 1, aRhiBiv1.1, whole genome shotgun sequence, a single genomic region encodes these proteins:
- the LOC115092742 gene encoding actin-like protein 7B — protein MENTIGTTESENTCKMGIAVNPEEENVVITFSEAEEKNKNPKIVKKTKAVIIDLGTRYCKMGHAGDSKPFRVISSIVGKRLQETDDNEKNQKDSFVGQELRTAKVALKYANPLRHGIVVDWDCVQDIWNYIFYKEMKILPEEHAVLVSDSPLNPTTNREMYAEMMFETFHAPAMHIANQSILSMYSYGKISGLVVESGHGVTYVEPIHEGYVLPNNTGRVDYAGSDVTKYLMKLLNISGNKFTKEDLHIVEHIKNTCCYASSELDRDLELPLSEYMVGYELPDGNLITIGKERFLCSEVLFKPSLIGSSQPGLHTLTMTCINKCDATLKHDMTNSILLCGGSTLLDGLPERLQRELKASLHYDKPIVIASPHRKYSVWTGGSILASLKSFQQLWVFKDEYSEWGPSAIHRKCFLAREP, from the coding sequence atggaaaacaccattggAACCACTGAGTCAGAAAATACTTGCAAAATGGGCATAGCTGTTAACCCCGAGGAGGAAAATGTGGTCATAACATTTAGtgaagcagaagaaaaaaacaaaaatccaaagATAGTGAAGAAAACAAAGGCAGTAATCATAGATTTGGGAACAAGGTATTGTAAAATGGGGCATGCTGGAGATAGTAAACCATTCCGTGTGATTTCTTCAATTGTGGGTAAACGTCTTCAGGAGACTGATGATAATGAAAAGAACCAAAAAGATAGTTTTGTTGGTCAAGAGCTTCGGACTGCTAAAGTAGCCTTAAAATATGCCAACCCACTGAGACATGGCATTGTAGTGGACTGGGACTGTGTACAAGATATTTGGAATTATATTTTCTACAAAGAAATGAAAATTCTTCCCGAGGAGCATGCTGTCCTGGTATCAGACTCTCCTCTGAATCCTACCACCAACAGAGAAATGTATGCAGAGATGATGTTTGAGACCTTCCATGCTCCAGCAATGCATATTGCCAACCAGTCCATTCTCTCCATGTATTCTTATGGCAAGATCTCGGGTCTGGTGGTGGAAAGTGGACATGGAGTTACTTATGTTGAACCTATCCATGAAGGCTATGTCTTGCCCAATAATACTGGACGGGTGGATTATGCTGGATCAGATGTCACCAAATACTTGATGAAGTTACTGAATATCTCCGGGAACAAATTCACCAAAGAAGATCTACACATAGTGGAACATATCAAGAATACCTGCTGTTATGCCTCATCTGAGCTTGACAGAGACCTGGAGTTGCCGCTTAGCGAGTACATGGTAGGGTATGAACTGCCAGATGGGAACCTCATCACGATTGGCAAGGAAAGATTCCTCTGTTCTGAAGTGCTCTTTAAACCATCGCTTATTGGATCAAGTCAACCAGGTCTCCATACTCTGACTATGACCTGTATCAATAAATGTGATGCCACATTGAAGCACGACATGACAAACAGCATCTTGCTATGCGGAGGCTCCACTTTGCTGGATGGACTTCCAGAACGTTTACAAAGAGAACTGAAGGCATCATTACATTATGATAAACCTATCGTTATAGCCTCCCCTCACAGAAAATATTCAGTTTGGACGGGTGGCTCTATCTTGGCCTCACTCAAATCCTTTCAGCAGCTCTGGGTTTTTAAAGATGAATATAGTGAATGGGGGCCCTCTGCCATTCACAGGAAGTGCTTCTTAGCAAGAGAACCATAA